The Rhopalosiphum maidis isolate BTI-1 chromosome 2, ASM367621v3, whole genome shotgun sequence genome segment AAAGCCCTCCTTAAACCTATTTGGATGTATGGAATTCATATAAGGGGTTCTGCAAAAAATtcgcttataaacaaaattcaaataacccaaaataaaatatttcgctTAATAACAAAAGCTCCTTTTTATGTATCCAATCAAACTCTACACTCTGACTTAAAAATGAACACCGTGTTAGAAACCGCTATCAAATCCTACACTCGTTACAACAACTCTCTCTTCGACCATCCAAATATCCTAGCTAAGAATCTTACCAATCCAATAGCCGGCAACCCTCCCAAAAGATTAAAAAGAAAGTGGTGCCGCGACCTACTTCTCTAATTTAACCTTATAATCCTGACCATGGAGTGTCGTCAGTGGGCGGCTTCTCCAACATGTCTTCTGCCAGCAAGCGTAATTGTTCACTTTTAagcttataatacataacttgtataaattgtttaattcaaatgaagtacaaaaaaaaaatattatttttaacctgtataatttaatatttattatctatacatacactatttttaaactctaataaaataattttttaatttaattatgcctacattatattatattaagttcatAATAGCCATTACGATTGatgattgattatttttttacaaaatgtcattgtattttatgaaatgagTATAAGaccagttaaaattttaacttttaactattaaaatatgtaaatatgtaaaatataaaaatattaatatcactttatttcaatttcatattctaatttaaatataaaattaaaaatcattgttaGTTGTTACCATTATAGCCAGAATCactaaagtttataattgatattactgTCACtaacaatgttattaaaaatttataagaaatcaTAGTTATTGATGTGAGAACTACAAAATacaagcatataatatattaaatttcaaaaaaaggaTTGGTAcctagctattattattttctaaaaaggTACGATGTCAAAATTTGgggcttatttattttaacaacagctaagtatatatttaaaatacacgtcatacgtttattaatatataatttctagtAACATAGAtgacctaaaaatattatttacatattacactATAAAGTATTAGCGTTTAACACGCTCCGTGAATAGCTCGTAGACAAATTAAGAAATGATAGTTTTCTGACATGACATtgttcactaatattatattctttcagactacgaaatattttgttaaatattataatattttttaggtgctataatttaaattactgatATCTATTATtcctaatataaaaaatgtgtactatatgtctatatacgtatacggtattattagaaataaatttatatgacaATGTTAAGtaagctttaaaatatataaaaataaaacaatagtcATGGGAAGGGGTGGTCTACGCCCCTGAGTGTAGATAAAAGTTTGaaacatatacataaacacataTAGATAGGAACTTACGATTTACAAGCAGCCAACTAACTGCAGGCAACagctatataagttataaattatgaatttcaatgcataaaaatatttatttcttaaaattattgcgTACAATATTCTCCTCAAACCCACAATGATCTAGAATCTAAGTGTTGtggataataattgttattacttactttcattattttttgaattatttaatatttatcctaagaagtaagaataaattaatttgtaatttaggtactctaataattagaaaacgtatacctatttttggctatttattttgtttttgatttgctTCTCAATTTTATTCCATTtcaaatcttataatatttagttttattaaatttttttctgcaGTATTTGCaggtatataattgtattataattattttaatgttacctGATCTTCAACACCATACAGtgggtttaaaatattttttatctttttgtcACCTTCTGTTCTTCAGATTATACAATACAGGTACATAGATTCAGAGGCGTAGTATTACATCAAGAATTCAAAAGTTGTATGTCTGTACCTTTATCTGTAGCATGGTTGTCCCAGGAGGGGGCAATACGGGGCACTTGCCTTCCCTAGaataaacatgataatataccataacaaagtgtaagtataaaatgtataaaaaactcttcatttatttttaattaattattcccCCCCAAGAAAAATATCTGGGAACACCTATGATCTGTGCCATAGCTAGGCCAGCTAGAGGAGAGGTTAATGAATCCTCccaaattttaaatcgattGTTATAACATTAGAGATCAATAAATACTGTGTGTTGTTATGCGCTTAGACACAATACCTTGGTCTATATAATTCtcaacacaaatattatttgattaatcagtgtcattttttaaagaaaaccttaaatacaatatttattttgaatcttATCACAATACCTCACTcttatgttataaaacaattttgaatttttactgaaaatacCATCGTCATAATTCATCATGTTCACATTCCACAATAGTAcactttaacttaaataaaataatttaataaaaattctccCCTATCCTTAATCTTTAATCGCGGTATCtcaattatgtaggtacctatgaatattataataagaaagtAGTAcacatgtatttaataatatgccataagtataataataaagctatATTACCAActcaattatgtttattgctTGGTTTTTGCTAGATTATGTTTGAGAAACTGCTGCAGTAGTCATTGTGATATTCAATgacaatttgttaaataacaaaattggtATTAAATTACTTCACACATGTACTACATGTTCGAATACTTCTACTTTGCTTGtttttatccatttttttttttttttaatatacatttatttgataaagtaCAACTAcagaattaatgaaaatactaTCATCATAAGAACGTATGGTTTAATCAATCAATGGTACAACATGGATCATATTAACGCCACAACAAAGACATATTAGTAAGcatcaacaattaataattatgttatattatgttataaatttaaaaatatataacacttaGTATACAagaatatatctaaaataatatataacattattgattaatataaaacattgattAAATTCACCAATAgccattacattttataatttaagaaaagtcagcatataaatttaataattacaaaaatctaaGCACGAAAACTAATTGTATGCATAAAAAGTTAAGTTGTATACTTTACTATTGAACAtagcatataaattaatttcaatgggATCTGTTAGATGTTTAATgttctatattaaattgtatttattaatacatactacatacatTTTCCTTGAAAGAATGTCAGCacaatcatttttatgtgatttgatataagcaattaaacaaaattttataaaaaataaagtatacattaattttgaattagagTTAATCTTTAATACTAAGTTtcagtgtataaaaataagtgtgctgacattttcttaataactgactttacacataaaaatgtttcaatacaaatttaaaatttaacttatttaaaatatattttatgatatatttctgaaagtaattacaatatttacaaacagattataaataattgaattggtAAGACTAAAGATTTagaaattaatctaaaataaacaaaattgaattataaaacagTCGTCATTTGATTTCGTTTTGAATTTGTTGCCATTTTTGTACCAGTGacgatacatatttttgttttaatcctAAACCCACATCCAATTTTCCAACCTGTAAATAAAATCCATACAATACAATCATgtcaacattatattaattatacattttagattaaCTATAAGGAAATTTAATTCCATTTAGATACaacgatatattaatattaaatattatttcgatcattgttttatttgtgttataaaatttataagtcgattaaaagtttaataaatttaacaagatGTAAAAATTGCCAGTCTCTGCAATAGGAcggatattatactaaatacgtACAAACTATAGTACAACTATAGTAGCGACCAAACATATGTGCAGTTGGTAACTCcgccattaaattaaaacctgttattttatgtaatgttCACACACCAAAGCTTGcaaatttcatatatatacatatacaagattaaataaaataattttttgctgACTCTATGTGAATGAATACTATCTTGTAGAATTGAAAAAAGgcgttaaaactaataataaaggtaTTAGTTTTCTAATACTCCGCCAACAGCTGTTTGTGTTTGAAGACTATCTTGTGTAATATCGCCCCAGGTAAGAGGAGTCACCAATCACACATACGTTTGGCcgctactataatatacaattacatgtatattaaactGATACACAtagatttcaaatttttatattaataataatttgtgtcaaaataatataaacaaagaccgtaaagaaattattaccttcattttaataataacaactagttgaaatgatattaataccttttttttcttctttggTTTGACAATTTCTTTTTCTTCATCATTAGTATTTTTGGATGTATCAACagggatttttaaatttggtgcAGTTTCAACTATTTCAGGTGATGGAACTGCAATCATTGTTTCAATAACTGGTTTTGATTCAAACTGAGCAAGATCAGCATAAAATGAATTCAATTCATACGATAGTTCATCTCCAGGGATTGGTGGCTAATGTAAAATaagagtttaataattatacagaaaAGAATggcaaatacaattatttttgttatccatacaacaataatttcagTGTCTTCTTTATGGTTATCTTCATCGATATCCATGTCTACTGGTTCAGGGTGACAAGAATTTTGTTCGGAAATATTTGGAGGAGGAGGAGTACTTGCATTAGATATCATAGGTGGTGAAGGAGTATGTTCAGATTCTTCTGTTGGGTATTGCCATTGGGTACGACCATCAACATCATTCTGATAGTAATACCGCGtgttaattctaaaataatatccataacacaacattataaaacaaacagtATTACTAGTTTtgaaaacacatttaaaaattataaaaaaaaaaattatgcttaaaatattactaacaattttttttttttttttgtaaattaatattaataatttagataataaaactttatttaataatgatacttATGTTCGACTCAAATaaccattttaataatgaaaaaatgtcgTTGTAGAGCCTGTTGGAGACAAACCTGTCTTGTAGATATTAATTCCGCCATATTATTCCACCTGCGCTTAACACGGCTCATATGCAAACCATACAAttgaatactattaaatataaagtagtaaaaatataatattattacagtaataattaattcatttgcACATTTCAAGtcaattttgttgatttttctTCTTTTCAATAAGCATTGAAGTTGATCATGTTGTAATCTAGTGCTTCcatatacatacctacttgTTTTCAGATGAATATGATAAAACACTGCTTTAGcctttattacaaaataattgcactattgaaaatcaatagtactactaatattttgtttaaaaactctcaataacaataaacccCCTcctaaatgaatattattaaataaaatacatgttttaattcttttataatgaaacattttgtTAGTCCATAatcttaacaaattatatgtcACATACTTGTCCCATTGGCATGTCCATCCATCCGGTGCAACTGACTCTTCTAAAGTACATAACTCGATAGCCATTTCATCCAACCACTTAGAGAAATATTCATCATTCAAAGAATTATCTTTCCACGCCTCCATTAAAGTCTAAAAAACAAcatagtgttataaattcaagaGGATATacctgcatgtgttgtcttcATCTTAAAAACAGCAgggaaaatttaagtttagtaaaaccaattttgtaTGTTTAGCTTGAATCTTGAATATTGGAGTAACATAATctattttcaaactttatttattgagAACATAATCTGTGTTCTCTCAttagtttttaacaatattttaatttttaagtgagttaaaaatatgtaaaatattaatatttaaaaatgctcataattcacataaaaattaaagtattgtaaaaatattgatgatagAACTCAGACATAACATTTTCACCTttatgtttgataataggtcattCATTCTAAgctattaacaaataaaattggttCTACTGAATGGCTGAAATTCAGGCTACAATTGAAATTGAGACCAAAGAGGTTTTCACTGAGGGGTGAAAGTGCATAATTCACATACTTAAGCATgattttttaagaacattaaaagaaaaatcattataaaataaataaatgaaaaaaagattAAGGCAGAAAAttgttaagaatattataaataattggtatacttataaagttataaatataattgctatttttttttttaaacattttacataataattgatgacttttttaagtatagaaaattaaattttaaatttcaaggtCATGCTCGTAAAAGGTTAGTAATTACTGCTGTATATAACTGTTAACATGTACTACtatgatgataaaaattgatttaactataataaaattaagcttacatcaattttaatagtcataatttgaacagatgataatttttcattattttcacaatccgacagaaaatgtaattttgatgAGATCAGCAGTGATAAatcttcaatataatttttagctaatagtaaaaataaaaatactttaatagtaattataataaaaatattagtttaaaataataacaattcattactttttttcatatcacaatttttgataatgtctttttcatgttttgttaaaacattatttttattggtattatgATTATCATGTACATTAATTGTCTCGcctttaacaaaatttatagaACCTCCATTTTTATGATTGGAAGAGACAGAATAACCAAatccaattttaatattagcacATGGGTCTTGGACATAAGAAAATGACTTCTCGTTTAATTCACTTTTTTGATcatctgtaatataataaaaaaaatattttattttaccatgtatatagttagtttactaatatatatttaatttcctattccttataaattataaaataagatttggcgattgtatttgaaaatacttaaaagCAGGGTTAGATACAAGAGGAGGGATCTTACCTCAAAAGTCTTGTTTAGGAAGCGCCAAATTACCAAAGAATAAGTGAATAtattaacagtttttattcataaaaatataataagtattataatacaaataacattttacttttactttgGCTATGAATACCACCATTTTCTAAGTAGATTATCtgtgttaaaattttttttatctaaaacgtACAAGTCAagcaacaatttttattttaaggtttgtatttaatacacatttttcctAATCAAATATctaagatttttttcttttccttttttttctaGTGTTTTTTCTAGCGGAGCTAGGGGAGGACTATGGGGGATAAGCCCCCTAAATATATACCCTAGTTATGTACCTACAGTtttgtatcattattcataaatatactaCTTAAAAGGCATATaacagtacttttttttttacttacaatttaaaatattatttagtacctaaaacaatttaagttatttcttctaaatcagtttttttattttgcagtttatttttgtatctgtagtaatattgcaatacattaacacattttagtttatttgttaaattggtGGCggctgattattatttttttgtttttacaatacataaacAAGATTATTTCTAACTAAATAAGaagttgttaataattattttcattaagtaATCTGGAATTtgagccccccccccccaactAAATTTATCAAGCTCTACCTATGCtataatacttatgtataatagtagtataatagAGGAGGTTAAATTGAGAGAGcactaattttatacttagcaccggtaaaaaaatatgttagatCCTGTCctgattaaaactaaaatttttaccTAAATCTTCAATATCTTCTTCGCCATAATTGGCAATTAGATTAATAGATTTCAATGAATTTTCTTTAAGAGAATCTGAAGTCGAAATGTTTATTCTTTCGTCAGTACTTGAATggtatttagattttgagtcattaataaaagtttttggaTGCAGTTTACTATTTGTATTAGTATCCAAtggaacaattaatttattttcttcttcagtattattgtttaaagtgTCATCAGCATAATCAGGAGGTACttcactttttaaaatatcaaaaatatcacCAGTAGTTTTCTTTTCTGAAGATTTTGATGTATtagatttttctattaaataatctgGAGGTACTTCTTTgtcaataatatctaaaatatcagGCTGTCCATTTGTTTTACATAGACCAGGTGAAGTAGCTTTAGGTACTTTGGCTAATTCTTTTTGTTTGAACATTTCAGCCTTTTGTTGTAACCTTTGAAGTATAGTAGTTTTTTGATCTGTATCATCTTCATTCTCATCCTCGCTAGAATCACTTCCATAAGCCACTAATGCACTTAAAACTTTAGATTCCagtttagattttttagaaCTGTTACATGAATTTGGATCAAGAGTAGGTAAAGAATCACTTGAAAGCCGTTTTCTGGAGTTTTTTGTCTTGTTTAAAACatctaaaacattatttcagcaatttattacaacatttatatttaaattattataattcataatataatataatcagttatataattttgcattttattaactatgtcCATCATACCTTGGTTTTCAATACTATGTGCTGTTTCATAATGTTCAGGTTTTTCCCATGTGACTTTATTTGTTTGAGTATtccaatagtatataaatccTGATACATCGTCATAACACTCCTGCCatactacataaaaaaaatatacaaaatatactttagtttagtttagtttacctaagtaggtacttattattaacaaaccataatcagaattattatgttcagttgtattcataatttgttctttaacattattaacataattttcaacttctCGAGATtctgtaaacataaaataatttggtataggtaataaaatattttaattatatcatatatatgatCAGATATTGATCACTATAacattactaattataaaaattaataattgcacaaagtttaaaaaaaaattatgacttgGTTATTCAATTTACTAGAAAATACTACCGATAGTATtctataaagaaattaaatgttaaaattatgaaaaaatgttatggcTAAATggtgataaacaaaaaaaaccacCGACTTAattcaactaaaaaattactCAATGGTAATTCAATCTGCTAAATCACAAACACTGAGAAATAATGTATGGTTCCGTGTATGGTTAGGTTAGGGTGCAAACAATCAGCAAAACAAAACCAAACGGTTCTATTGGTTTCTAAAACAGTTCATAGAATGTAAATAGTTAGTACATCAGTTCAAAGCAAAAACTACGTTTTAAGGTCTGACCTGACCTACAACGACGATCACGTGAGAAAATTCCGTCGCAATCGGATGGTAAAACAATTGCTTAACACCAGTACAACACAATAGCACAATCAACTAATCGAATGTGTTTAAAAAGAGCCGATATAATCATAGTAACCAATCAAACGCGTGTACTAGTCTCGGCCTTTGCGGCGAAAGCTTTTGTAGACTTACCCCCATCCGAAGATGAGTGTGTCATGTCCAATTTCAGTTTTCTCCTGTTCATCGCGGAAACAGTGAAAACCCTCTGTGATGGAAAAGATTTGTCGGACGGAAAGGTGCAAGCTGCCCGTAAAACCATAAGCTCGTAGACGACGGTTCGATCGAAAGACCCGAACGTACTTAACGCGGAAACTCGAGAGTCAAGAAAATCGACGGAAAACcggaattattattactatatttatcacTGTTGGCGGTTTCAAAAACAACTGGCACAGGATATCGTCTCGTACTCATTTGAACGCGCGGTTGCGATGACGATACggtttactgttttttttttttttattattatcgttccgATGTTTGACgacagtaatataaataaaaaagtataaaataatcgcCTTTTTCCCTTTAcggtttgtatattttgtagacggaaaattaataattattatcgcacCGTGATAACGACCAGCGGATTGTTCGGCGCGTGACATCATTACCACACGTCGAGACCAACAAAACCACTCGCCGAGCAATGTGACCAACCGACGACAATTATAGATTACGCACGGGTCTTATCATCGGGGAACAATcagacttataaataatattatcataaacgaACGTCGTTATATCAACGGCCGCTGCAGCTGTATGTGCTTCTCTCGAATTGTCCACCTACTTGggacaaattttttaatggttttcgATTCTGGCGCGTAGCTTGCCTCGGCGGAGGACGCGACCGTGATACGATCGCCGCTGTTTTTGGCTCGAATTGTCGCCGACCGGACACCGTTTATCTCGTCCGATCGATACATATCATACCGCACGTGTTGAAATATTCCGATCTGACGATTTTCTCCCACCCGCGCATCGTTCTAGTTTTCACGCACTGTGGGATACGTACACGCGATGCGTGAGCGGCGGTATTCTTCAACTGAAAACGGTAAATgactttttttcttcttttttttggaATCGTTAAccgatctatataatatatatgatatgacATTAATTCTGTCCGTCGCCGCTTCTGTCACAATCACAATTAACGATATTGTATTCTTATCCACGCTTAGTGCTAACGCCGGTCGTCGTTCGGTCTAGCGGTTCGGTGCATAATCAGTCTAGTCAATCAATTATGCATGCAATACATTATCGTAACAATATCGTTTGagtgttatttgttattactattattacactCGAGACGGTGAGACATTATTGACGCCGTACACGTTAGGCGAGTGGATTAGTGGAGCAATGTCATTACACGACGACCAGTTTACATTTGCGCAATAATAAGTAGTAACGCAACTCCGTCGTCGAATAAGCACTAGTTTTTCGTTTCGAGTTCGGCAACGActcttcataatattattctcagAAACCCTATcgaatatgttattattgttataaattatttcgacGAAATCGTCCAAACCGTGTAGTGTTCGGAATTCCCTTAAGTGTCAATAATTGAACATTTGtacgatatacatatatagccatataggtacctatcgtttcttttttttatttcatcacCGTCGACCGTGTCAATGatgtaatattcaataataataccatcaAATCCGACTTTACACGATCattgaaaaactaatattgtaagtacgttttttaaagtattccgATCCGAGATGAAATCTTTTGGAATGTTCCACAtcgaaataatgtaatattaagaaGTACCTAACTTACCACGATgacttaataagtaataaaataacaaggcTTGTTCAAATTTCTTTATAAACATCTTAAACCTCGTGATTTGTAtctcaacattttatacatttttcttctttgtaatgctattaaatttaaaaattgtttttgtcttTGCACAATGCTAAGCAAATTCGTGCTTATCAAGTATTACGCAGCcccttttttatattataataccttataacaacaataaatgcTAAGTATCAAgctcattaataaattttttttgaaaattttaaatatgaatataaattactaacaatatccgcttattttaatttgaatacatttgatTAATGTTAACTCAACAACACTaacttgtaaaaaattaaataattccgTTCGTTTATCTGCCTCTATTgttactatgtataattaatgtgtttattaatatttattatcataaccaatttataatttgtcagagtatgaataattaataatgtttgtcttattattgtagaagacttaatatcaaataacctAAAAATTGGCATACTCATATACATGTCATCAGAATtgcataataatgattaaaataataataatctgttCTGTTGATTAAATCATtaacgtcatattattactcggtataaaaaatatgattaaaattagatatacctatataatgttgTACGGAGCTGACCTCGATAGCATATatcaaacacaattattatttatgatatgctACAAATTAGGgatcacaaattataaaaaaaaataattaataaattcaagatttttatgttaagcatataatatataactacacTCAATTTTCGTATCCTGTAAAGAATTTcttccaaataatttttaatttatacctatatagaattgttcaacaaaataaattattgtgttccAGAGCTCCTGATTATGTTACGACCTTAGACCTCATAACAATGTTACTGATAAACGACTATAAGTTTGAAATAACCAGCACTGTCGCaatcatgtttattattatcatgtacaCTTCTAGTCATGCTTTTCGTTACTTCACCAAATATACCATATTCACTGTATTGTCATACATCTCTGCAACTGTATTCATACCATTAATGTTATGGAGACCGAGGGACTACAGGAATGGATTGTAAATAAAGACATGTGTATATTTCCATCAAATATCaagcttaataatttatttataattttatcagacTACCAGCATGGGGTGGACGTCAAGTATCAAAAGTATTAGGGATAACTTGGGAAATAAATggtaaagaaaatattgtacaaaattcAGGATGTGTTGTTTTGATCAATCATCAGAGCTGTTTGGATTTATTAGGTAAATAGATTACTTTTAGGAActgttgttataaataataaactgtacattttctgattaactattatttcagTTTTGTCTGAAATATATCCAATTATGGAAAAATGCACGGTGATCtccaaaaaagaaatattttacttttggcCATTTGGTCTAGGATCATGGCTGTGGggaacaatatttattgaccGTATGAATGCAAAAAGTGCTCAGAAGACCCTTAATAAGACTGGAGAAGCTATTCGTGAAAAACAAGTAATTAAtagcataattttttctatagtaCTATTgttatcttaatttattttaatttccaaaGAATTTTTGatgtttcttttataataaacattacattta includes the following:
- the LOC113555087 gene encoding formin-binding protein 4-like codes for the protein MVLRAACTFPSDKSFPSQRVFTVSAMNRRKLKLDMTHSSSDGESREVENYVNNVKEQIMNTTEHNNSDYVWQECYDDVSGFIYYWNTQTNKVTWEKPEHYETAHSIENQDVLNKTKNSRKRLSSDSLPTLDPNSCNSSKKSKLESKVLSALVAYGSDSSEDENEDDTDQKTTILQRLQQKAEMFKQKELAKVPKATSPGLCKTNGQPDILDIIDKEVPPDYLIEKSNTSKSSEKKTTGDIFDILKSEVPPDYADDTLNNNTEEENKLIVPLDTNTNSKLHPKTFINDSKSKYHSSTDERINISTSDSLKENSLKSINLIANYGEEDIEDLDDQKSELNEKSFSYVQDPCANIKIGFGYSVSSNHKNGGSINFVKGETINVHDNHNTNKNNVLTKHEKDIIKNCDMKKTKNYIEDLSLLISSKLHFLSDCENNEKLSSVQIMTIKIDTLMEAWKDNSLNDEYFSKWLDEMAIELCTLEESVAPDGWTCQWDKINTRYYYQNDVDGRTQWQYPTEESEHTPSPPMISNASTPPPPNISEQNSCHPEPVDMDIDEDNHKEDTEIIVPPIPGDELSYELNSFYADLAQFESKPVIETMIAVPSPEIVETAPNLKIPVDTSKNTNDEEKEIVKPKKKKKVGKLDVGLGLKQKYVSSLVQKWQQIQNEIK
- the LOC113555088 gene encoding 1-acyl-sn-glycerol-3-phosphate acyltransferase beta-like, which gives rise to MLLINDYKFEITSTVAIMFIIIMYTSSHAFRYFTKYTIFTVLSYISATVFIPLMLWRPRDYRNGLLPAWGGRQVSKVLGITWEINGKENIVQNSGCVVLINHQSCLDLLVLSEIYPIMEKCTVISKKEIFYFWPFGLGSWLWGTIFIDRMNAKSAQKTLNKTGEAIREKQAKICMFPEGTRHGGPELLNFKKGAFHVAISAQCPIQPVVVSQYFFLNHGKRIFDPGHAVITILPPIPTEGMAKEDLSGLIEKSRTSMQEMYTKSSAEVKTKYYNVS